Genomic DNA from Candidatus Zixiibacteriota bacterium:
GCAATCTGCGGACCAATGGTCTGGGGTGCGGTCGTTTATTTGTTTTCTCAGGACTTTTTCATTGGTCAGGTCATTGCCGAGTCGTTTGAATTATCCGATGCCGCGGCGACGAAGCTACCTTATCGGCTGGCCGTATTATCCCTGGCGGTGATGATGGCATTTGGATTGTACATCTTTAGAAAAGTTCCTCTGGCCGAAAGAAAAAACGATGCGTGATCAAACGATAGAATATTATCAAAAGCGGGCAGCGGAATACGATAAGATTTACTACCGCGATAACCCAATGCGCCAGGCGGAATTAAAAGACCTGTATGGCTTGTCTCAGGGTGTTCTCTCGAAGCTGTCGGTACTTGACATTGCCTGCGGGACCGGTTTCTGGACGAGGATAATATCAGAACAGGCGCGCGAGATAACGGGAATTGACATCAATCAGGCGACGCTTGATGAAGCCGGCAAAAAGGAATACAATTGCCCGGTTGAATTTATTCCCGGTGATTGGCGGAAAATTCCGGAGATAGACAAACAATTCGACGGGCTTTTGATGACCTACGTTTTATCACATGTAAAGAGGCAGGATAGCGATACGCTCCGGGAAACAATCAAAAATATTATACCCGCCGGATCGCCGGCGTTTATATGCGATAATAATTTGATTTGCGAGATGGAAAAGGAATTAATCTGGGATAAGGAGAAGATAAATTCGTATAAATTGAGAAAACTCGAAAACGGGAAAAAATATATGATTCTCAAGAATTATTTTGATAATGAGGAATTACTCCGGATTTTTGAACAGTGGGGGAAAGTGCGCCGATTTATTTTTAAGGATTATTATTGGGCGGTCGTATTGACCCTGGAGTAAATGTATTATGGGACAGAATGTTATAACAGGCGTTATTCATGTGCATACGACCGACTCGGACGGGACGAAAACCCATGAGGAAATCGCGGTCATCGCCCGGGAAGCCAGGCTCGATTTTATAATCTTTGCCGATCATATGACTTTGCAATCATTGCACGATGGTCGCGAGAGATTTTATGACGGTGTTTTGGCTCTTATCGGGTACGAGCACAACGATACCGATGACTGTAATCATTATTTGATATTTGATAATGACGAAGTTTTTCCGGCGACCTGGGCAGCGGCTGAGTATGTTACCGCGGCGGCGGATAAGGGAGCTATCGGGATAATGGCGCATCCTGATGAAATCAGAGGGCGCGACGCCAGGTTTCGATCTTATCCCTGGACCGATTGGTCGGTAACGCGGTTTGACGGCATTGAAATCTGGAATCAGATGTCGGAATGGATGGAAAATCTCAAATTTTATAATCAGCTTCGAATGGTTTTCTCTCCCCGAAAATTTTTGCGTTCTCCCACCGATAGAATTCTGCGCAAATGGGATGAGCTCACTTCTAAGCGCAAAGTAGTCGGCATTGCCTCAGTTGACGCCCATGGATTCTTGTATCGCGCCGGGCCTTTGAAATTGACAATTTTCCCGTATAAAGTTCAATTTAAGACTCTCCGTTCGCACTTGGTCTTGCCGGAGCCGCTGTCTAAAGATTTCATAACCGCAAAAAAGCAGGTTTACGGAGCTATTCGGGAAGGCCGAGTATTTATGTCAAATTACCGCTGGGGAGACGCCGGTCAATTCAGTTTCGATATCTCAAACGCCGAAGAATCGGTGATAATGGGCGGTACCATCAGGCTCGACAGCAAGACAAAGGCAAGGATATCGGCGCCGACTAAAAGAAAGATAAAAATTATTCATAACGGCAATCCATTATTTGAATCCCAATCCCGCGAAATAGAATTCAATTTGAGCAAAACGGGCACTTATCGCGTGGAAGTGTATCGTGGCCGCAAAGGCTGGATATTTACCAATCACATCAGGGTTATTTCTTAACCGACGGCATCCTCAAAATTATATCATGGCCCTTCATAATTGCCCTAAAGCATTGAAAATGATATAATTATGATTTGGGCGGGTTACTCAACGAAAATCGCATATGCAAAGCATCACTCAATAATTCTAAATACTTATTGACACAATTGCGTAATGTTATTACTATGGCGGTCAACTATTTGGGACGGATGTAAATGTTTGAAATCTTCTACCCGATACTGGTTTTACTTCTCCTGGCAAGCGGCGCCGCGGCGGCGATGTTTATTCTATCAATTATTGTTGGTAAAAGATCCAAAGGCGAATTTAAGGCTGAGCCGTATGAGAGCGGAATCGCCCCGACCGGTGACACCAAAGAGAGATTTTCCGTAAAATTTTATATGATTGCCATTCTCTTCATCATTTTTGACCTGGAAGTAGTGTTTTTATATCCCTGGGCGGTAATCTACGATGAACTGGCTTTGTTTGGACTTATAGAGATGGCTGTCTTTATTGCTATTTTGCTGGTCGGTTATATTTATGTCCTGAGGGCAGGAGCTTTGAAGTGGGATTAGAAGAAAAAATCCCGGATGGGATCATACTATCTACGGTTGATTTCTTTGTCAACTGGTCGCGCAAATCATCAATGTGGCCCTTTGGATTTGGATTGGCCTGTTGCGCCATCGAAATGATATCGACATTCGCCTCTCATTATGATCTCTCCCGTTTTGGAATGGAAGTTTTGCGGCCATCGCCGCGCCAGGCTGATTTAATGATTGTCTCGGGACGAGTTTCCATTAAAATGGCGCCGGTAATTAAGCGTCTTTATGATCAAATGCCTAATCCCAAATGGGTTATATCGATGGGTGCCTGCGCTTCTTGCGGGGGAGTCTTCAACAATTACGCGATATTGCAGGGAGTCGATCGGATAATCCCGGTTGATATTTATATCCCCGGTTGTCCGCCGCGTCCCGAACAGCTAATTGACGGCATTATGAAATTACACCAGAAGGTCATGAAAGAGTCGCTA
This window encodes:
- a CDS encoding class I SAM-dependent methyltransferase, translated to MRDQTIEYYQKRAAEYDKIYYRDNPMRQAELKDLYGLSQGVLSKLSVLDIACGTGFWTRIISEQAREITGIDINQATLDEAGKKEYNCPVEFIPGDWRKIPEIDKQFDGLLMTYVLSHVKRQDSDTLRETIKNIIPAGSPAFICDNNLICEMEKELIWDKEKINSYKLRKLENGKKYMILKNYFDNEELLRIFEQWGKVRRFIFKDYYWAVVLTLE
- a CDS encoding histidinol-phosphatase, encoding MGQNVITGVIHVHTTDSDGTKTHEEIAVIAREARLDFIIFADHMTLQSLHDGRERFYDGVLALIGYEHNDTDDCNHYLIFDNDEVFPATWAAAEYVTAAADKGAIGIMAHPDEIRGRDARFRSYPWTDWSVTRFDGIEIWNQMSEWMENLKFYNQLRMVFSPRKFLRSPTDRILRKWDELTSKRKVVGIASVDAHGFLYRAGPLKLTIFPYKVQFKTLRSHLVLPEPLSKDFITAKKQVYGAIREGRVFMSNYRWGDAGQFSFDISNAEESVIMGGTIRLDSKTKARISAPTKRKIKIIHNGNPLFESQSREIEFNLSKTGTYRVEVYRGRKGWIFTNHIRVIS
- a CDS encoding NADH-quinone oxidoreductase subunit A → MFEIFYPILVLLLLASGAAAAMFILSIIVGKRSKGEFKAEPYESGIAPTGDTKERFSVKFYMIAILFIIFDLEVVFLYPWAVIYDELALFGLIEMAVFIAILLVGYIYVLRAGALKWD
- a CDS encoding NADH-quinone oxidoreductase subunit B family protein; translation: MGLEEKIPDGIILSTVDFFVNWSRKSSMWPFGFGLACCAIEMISTFASHYDLSRFGMEVLRPSPRQADLMIVSGRVSIKMAPVIKRLYDQMPNPKWVISMGACASCGGVFNNYAILQGVDRIIPVDIYIPGCPPRPEQLIDGIMKLHQKVMKESLKDKKGAA